One segment of Natronosalvus halobius DNA contains the following:
- a CDS encoding DUF7551 domain-containing protein — protein sequence MVGTTLQAIRTHLEGLASEGGEYSLVCARYGDRPVPAADLRFESRATARLAARATEQYRDTLRRYDPQLPYYDVIVRQEHPPGDWAVIGDQNSSTRPASGVASNASSKSDAGRWTGEGRDLVEFCHRVAGAAFETMSTHGYDALESAVMDAYLALAERLSSPDGLCLCLLESTAIELATRLSPTDQVTFLSATAARLNVSDDPSVDPSHGRVERSIDGSLSRLRAVGILETFECVRTGPTETTPASRRAVIDLGEYALSPNEGRLPLLPVVVEWYRCQQAWLPVSATASDSTNGWRVEVVDRPERLEVAVVDRAKSPLAPRIS from the coding sequence ATGGTCGGAACGACGCTCCAGGCCATCCGAACCCACCTCGAGGGGCTGGCCAGCGAGGGCGGCGAGTATTCGCTCGTCTGCGCCCGGTACGGCGACCGACCGGTACCGGCCGCCGACCTCCGGTTCGAGAGCCGAGCGACCGCCCGCCTGGCTGCCAGGGCCACCGAACAGTATCGCGATACGCTCCGTCGGTACGACCCACAATTGCCCTACTACGACGTGATCGTTCGTCAGGAACACCCACCGGGCGACTGGGCTGTGATCGGGGACCAGAACTCGAGCACCCGTCCAGCCAGCGGCGTCGCTTCGAACGCTTCCTCGAAATCGGATGCTGGGCGGTGGACGGGCGAGGGACGTGACCTCGTCGAGTTCTGTCACCGCGTTGCCGGTGCCGCGTTCGAAACGATGTCGACCCACGGCTACGACGCCCTCGAATCCGCGGTCATGGACGCCTACCTCGCACTCGCCGAACGCCTCTCGAGTCCCGACGGGCTCTGTCTCTGCTTGCTCGAGAGTACGGCGATCGAACTCGCTACCCGGCTGTCGCCGACCGATCAGGTGACGTTCCTCTCGGCGACGGCGGCTCGGCTGAACGTGAGCGACGACCCGAGCGTCGATCCGAGCCACGGTCGAGTGGAACGATCCATCGACGGATCGCTCTCGCGACTCCGGGCCGTCGGCATCCTCGAGACGTTCGAGTGTGTGCGAACGGGGCCCACCGAGACGACGCCTGCCTCGAGACGGGCCGTGATCGACCTCGGTGAGTACGCGCTGTCGCCCAACGAGGGCCGACTTCCGCTCTTGCCCGTCGTCGTCGAGTGGTATCGCTGTCAGCAGGCCTGGCTTCCCGTGTCCGCGACCGCGAGCGATTCGACGAACGGGTGGCGGGTCGAGGTCGTCGATAGACCCGAGCGTCTCGAGGTCGCGGTTGTGGACAGGGCGAAGAGCCCGCTTGCGCCGCGTATCTCCTGA
- a CDS encoding bifunctional nuclease family protein codes for MKASIDAVRVAGTPQGPVPVVVLEVEGETDVVPIFIGFEEATSIVRGLEAEDIGRPLTHDLLLDVMEELGGRVDRIVVSELSERDDGRGGTYIADLHVQTPRETVVVDARPSDSLALAARTNVPIEVTEGVFEAGRDDSEKFEQLQPLDETGDL; via the coding sequence ATGAAGGCATCGATCGACGCGGTTCGCGTCGCGGGAACCCCACAAGGACCGGTTCCGGTCGTCGTCCTGGAGGTCGAAGGGGAGACGGACGTGGTCCCGATATTCATCGGCTTCGAGGAGGCGACCAGCATCGTCCGCGGCCTCGAGGCCGAGGACATCGGCCGGCCGCTGACCCACGACCTGTTGCTCGACGTGATGGAGGAACTGGGCGGCCGGGTCGACCGCATCGTCGTGAGCGAACTCTCCGAGCGCGACGACGGGCGGGGCGGCACCTACATCGCGGACCTGCACGTCCAGACGCCCCGAGAGACGGTCGTCGTCGACGCCAGGCCGAGCGATTCGCTGGCGCTGGCCGCCCGGACGAACGTACCGATCGAGGTCACCGAGGGCGTCTTCGAGGCCGGACGAGACGACAGCGAGAAGTTCGAACAGTTACAACCCCTCGACGAGACCGGTGACCTGTAG
- the hisE gene encoding phosphoribosyl-ATP diphosphatase, with protein MDDTLEALFAVIEDRKETLPADSYTASLFTHEKGENAVLEKLGEESTELVLAAKDDDREEIAHEAADIVYHLLVLLSMKGIDLAELEAELEARR; from the coding sequence ATGGACGACACGCTCGAGGCCCTGTTCGCGGTGATCGAGGATCGCAAAGAAACGCTCCCGGCAGACTCGTACACGGCGTCGCTGTTCACCCACGAGAAAGGGGAAAACGCCGTCCTCGAGAAACTCGGCGAGGAGTCGACGGAACTCGTACTGGCGGCCAAAGACGACGACCGCGAGGAGATCGCCCACGAGGCCGCAGACATCGTCTATCACCTGCTCGTCCTGCTCTCGATGAAGGGCATAGACCTGGCGGAACTCGAGGCGGAACTCGAGGCGCGCCGCTGA
- a CDS encoding histidine phosphatase family protein: protein MTASPTAEPTTLTFVRHAHSPYVPNREAERGLSKRGHRDAARVADVVARDGRPVDAVVSSPYARAVETVQPIAVAAGTDVVTDDGFRERALAGSHVEDFEAAIERVWSEPTFAWPGGESNDEAQVRGLEAVERTLERWPGDHVIVGTHGNLLALILRAYDDRYDFDFWQEITIPDVYQVTYRCGTPEQITRIDPGARGASN, encoded by the coding sequence GTGACTGCTTCTCCGACGGCCGAACCGACGACGCTCACCTTCGTCCGCCACGCCCACTCTCCCTACGTGCCGAACCGGGAGGCTGAACGAGGACTCTCCAAGCGAGGGCATCGCGACGCTGCTCGGGTCGCCGACGTGGTCGCTCGCGACGGGCGCCCCGTCGACGCTGTCGTCTCGAGCCCCTATGCGCGGGCGGTCGAGACCGTCCAGCCGATAGCCGTAGCCGCCGGAACGGACGTCGTCACGGACGATGGGTTCCGGGAGCGGGCGCTGGCCGGGAGCCACGTCGAGGACTTCGAGGCAGCAATCGAGAGAGTCTGGTCGGAACCCACGTTCGCCTGGCCGGGCGGCGAGTCGAACGACGAGGCGCAGGTGCGCGGCCTCGAGGCCGTCGAGCGAACGCTCGAGCGGTGGCCCGGCGACCACGTGATCGTCGGCACCCACGGTAACCTCCTGGCGCTGATCTTGCGTGCCTACGACGACCGGTACGATTTCGATTTCTGGCAGGAAATCACGATTCCGGACGTGTACCAGGTGACCTACCGGTGCGGAACCCCGGAACAGATCACGAGAATCGACCCCGGCGCTCGAGGTGCCAGTAATTGA
- a CDS encoding aspartate kinase, protein MRVVAKFGGTSLGSGDRINRAADSIAAAVADGHEIAVVASAMGSTTDDLLEEITFEADDADRAQIVSMGERTSVRMLKAALSARGVDAGFYEPGSEGWPVITDEFGEVDVEETRRRAAALSAELGDTVPVITGFLAEGPDGSVTTLGRGGSDTTAVMLGNYMDADEVVIVTDVEGVMTGDPRVVEGARNVGEISVDELRNLSFRGAEVVAPSALSYKHEQLGVRVVHYQHGDLLAGGTNIEGQFQSLVDMREEPLACLTVAGRAIRNKPGVFQSLSAALGESDINIDAVASGLDSVTFYVDEDASERAENILHREVIARNELSSVTVDAPLAVVRVTGGELPNQPGVIQGIVGPLADARINVHDLITSATSVAIFVDWDDREETLEITQDLF, encoded by the coding sequence ATGCGCGTCGTAGCCAAGTTCGGCGGGACGAGCCTCGGCAGCGGCGATCGGATCAACCGTGCAGCCGACTCCATCGCGGCCGCCGTCGCGGACGGCCACGAGATCGCCGTCGTCGCCAGCGCCATGGGCTCGACAACCGACGACCTGCTCGAAGAGATCACGTTCGAGGCCGACGACGCCGACCGCGCCCAGATCGTCAGCATGGGTGAGCGAACCTCCGTCCGGATGCTCAAGGCGGCCCTCTCCGCCCGCGGGGTCGATGCCGGCTTCTACGAACCCGGGAGCGAGGGCTGGCCCGTCATCACCGACGAGTTCGGCGAGGTCGACGTCGAGGAGACCAGGCGCCGTGCGGCCGCCCTCTCGGCGGAACTCGGGGACACCGTGCCGGTCATCACGGGCTTTCTCGCGGAGGGGCCGGACGGCTCCGTGACGACCCTCGGACGCGGCGGATCGGACACGACCGCGGTCATGCTCGGCAACTACATGGACGCCGACGAGGTCGTCATCGTGACCGACGTCGAGGGCGTCATGACGGGCGACCCACGGGTCGTCGAGGGCGCCCGTAACGTCGGCGAAATATCCGTCGACGAACTCCGGAACCTCTCGTTCCGCGGCGCAGAGGTCGTCGCCCCCTCTGCACTTTCGTACAAGCACGAGCAACTCGGCGTTCGCGTCGTCCACTACCAGCACGGCGACCTGCTGGCTGGCGGGACGAACATCGAGGGCCAGTTCCAGAGCCTCGTGGACATGCGTGAGGAACCCCTGGCCTGTCTCACCGTCGCCGGTCGCGCGATTCGGAACAAGCCGGGCGTCTTCCAGTCGCTGTCGGCCGCCCTCGGGGAGAGCGACATCAACATCGACGCCGTCGCCAGCGGCCTCGACTCGGTGACCTTCTACGTCGACGAGGACGCCTCCGAGCGCGCCGAGAACATCCTCCACCGCGAGGTCATCGCCCGGAACGAACTCTCGAGCGTCACCGTCGACGCCCCGCTCGCCGTCGTCCGCGTCACCGGCGGCGAACTCCCGAACCAGCCGGGGGTCATCCAGGGCATCGTCGGCCCGCTCGCGGACGCCCGCATCAACGTCCACGACCTCATCACCTCGGCGACCAGCGTGGCCATCTTCGTCGACTGGGACGACCGGGAGGAGACGCTCGAAATCACGCAGGATCTGTTCTGA
- a CDS encoding tRNA pseudouridine(54/55) synthase Pus10, whose amino-acid sequence MTLTEDARALLASGPVCDACLGRPVADRSFGLTNAERGRALRTTVALADDEDFEPVDPLDCWVCEGYCGAFDAVADTVVAALEGIDFDTYQVGTRVPPLVEENDRLLREDAGFEPDAGEPLKREYNREVGRRVGARTGAAFEVERPDVLAVIDLEAFDPFVVFEAVKESESEAVNEGESESASASTDDARVPVTSHAVDLQVNPAFVYGRYRKLERDIPQTEWPCRECGGDGVQLGDEGEEPCEYCGGSGYLYDESVEQFVRPHVVDAMDGESGTFHGAGREDVDALMVGTGRPFVLEVKRPRIRSPDPAALEAAINESADGSVEVEGLRLATYEMVERVKEHDASKRYRAQVAFEEPVDQTTFDAALEALDGATLEQYTPERVDHRRASLTRERTVHAIEGDLLEPTRAEVSVHGEGGLYIKELISGDGGRTEPSLAGLLEVGAEVTALDVIAVEGEDEPFERDEYFREPSSA is encoded by the coding sequence ATGACGCTCACGGAAGACGCCCGGGCGCTCCTCGCGTCGGGACCGGTCTGTGACGCCTGCCTGGGCAGGCCCGTCGCCGACCGGAGTTTCGGGCTGACCAACGCCGAACGGGGGCGGGCACTGCGGACGACGGTCGCGCTGGCCGACGACGAGGACTTCGAGCCAGTCGACCCGCTCGACTGCTGGGTCTGTGAGGGGTACTGCGGGGCGTTTGACGCGGTCGCCGACACCGTCGTCGCGGCCCTCGAGGGAATCGACTTCGATACCTACCAGGTGGGGACACGGGTTCCGCCGCTGGTCGAGGAGAACGACCGCCTGCTCCGCGAGGACGCGGGTTTCGAACCCGACGCCGGCGAACCGCTGAAACGGGAATACAACCGCGAGGTCGGCCGCCGTGTCGGCGCTCGGACTGGCGCCGCGTTCGAGGTCGAGCGCCCCGACGTGCTGGCGGTGATCGACCTCGAGGCGTTCGATCCGTTCGTGGTGTTCGAGGCCGTGAAGGAGAGCGAGAGCGAGGCCGTGAACGAGGGTGAGAGCGAAAGCGCGAGCGCCAGCACGGACGACGCGCGCGTACCCGTGACGAGCCACGCCGTCGACCTGCAGGTCAACCCCGCGTTCGTCTACGGCCGCTACCGCAAACTCGAGCGCGACATCCCCCAGACGGAGTGGCCCTGCCGGGAGTGCGGCGGCGACGGCGTTCAGCTCGGCGACGAGGGCGAGGAACCCTGCGAGTACTGCGGCGGCTCGGGGTACCTCTACGACGAGAGCGTCGAGCAGTTCGTCCGTCCCCACGTCGTCGACGCGATGGACGGCGAGTCCGGCACCTTCCACGGCGCCGGCCGGGAGGACGTCGACGCCCTGATGGTCGGGACGGGCCGGCCGTTCGTCCTGGAGGTGAAACGCCCGCGAATCCGGTCGCCCGACCCGGCGGCCCTCGAGGCGGCGATCAACGAGTCCGCCGACGGGTCGGTCGAGGTCGAGGGACTGCGCCTGGCGACCTACGAGATGGTCGAGCGCGTCAAGGAACACGACGCGAGCAAGCGCTACCGGGCGCAGGTCGCATTCGAGGAACCCGTCGACCAGACGACGTTCGACGCGGCCCTCGAGGCGCTCGACGGGGCGACACTCGAACAGTACACCCCCGAACGGGTCGACCACCGGCGGGCGAGCCTCACCCGCGAGCGCACCGTCCACGCCATCGAGGGCGACCTGCTCGAGCCGACCCGCGCGGAGGTGTCGGTCCACGGGGAGGGCGGCCTTTACATCAAGGAACTCATCAGCGGCGACGGCGGCCGGACGGAGCCGAGCCTGGCGGGCCTGCTAGAGGTCGGCGCCGAGGTGACGGCCCTGGACGTGATCGCGGTCGAGGGCGAGGACGAACCGTTCGAGCGCGACGAATACTTCCGTGAGCCGTCGTCGGCCTGA
- a CDS encoding S1C family serine protease — MTDPRPSRRSVLSMAATGAFAAVAGCAEPGSSSSAVPFDQGNTTIDVDQDDRADGSAYTEVYGATSDAVTLVRVAENGQDGSRIPTQGEGSGFLYGDGYLVTNDHVVFSSTDVDVSVQYADGRWTSGEVIGTDFYSDLAVVELEEVPESVTPLSFAEERPVVGQEVLAIGNPVRLDGSMSQGIVSGVNRAVSPGWHDFSYPNVVQTDAAVNPGNSGGPLVDMNGAVVGVVHATQGDNIGFAISAALSRRVVPALVGRGEFRHSHMGIRLVPVDPTLAEANDLDRAQGILVVETPDGGPADGVLEPSEIENRIPVGGDVIREIDGEPILDNHALSTYLALETDPGDTISIAVVRDGEERTVELTLGERPEPDFGPF, encoded by the coding sequence ATGACCGACCCACGACCGAGCCGTCGCAGCGTCCTCTCGATGGCCGCCACCGGCGCGTTCGCCGCCGTCGCGGGCTGTGCCGAACCCGGCTCGTCCTCGAGCGCGGTGCCGTTCGACCAGGGGAACACGACCATCGACGTCGACCAGGACGACCGGGCTGACGGCTCGGCGTACACCGAGGTGTACGGGGCCACGAGCGACGCGGTCACCCTCGTCCGCGTGGCGGAGAACGGCCAGGACGGGAGCCGGATCCCGACACAGGGCGAGGGATCGGGGTTCCTATACGGCGACGGCTACCTCGTGACCAACGACCACGTCGTCTTCAGCAGCACGGACGTCGACGTCTCCGTCCAGTACGCCGACGGCCGCTGGACGAGCGGCGAGGTGATCGGCACCGACTTCTACAGCGACCTGGCGGTCGTCGAACTCGAGGAGGTTCCCGAGTCGGTGACGCCGCTCTCGTTCGCCGAGGAGCGTCCCGTCGTCGGCCAGGAGGTGCTCGCCATCGGCAACCCGGTCCGCCTCGACGGCTCGATGTCCCAGGGCATCGTCAGCGGCGTCAACCGGGCCGTCTCGCCGGGCTGGCACGACTTCTCCTACCCGAACGTCGTCCAGACTGACGCGGCAGTCAACCCCGGCAACAGCGGCGGCCCGCTCGTGGACATGAACGGCGCGGTCGTCGGCGTCGTCCACGCCACCCAGGGCGACAACATCGGCTTCGCCATCTCCGCGGCGCTCTCGCGTCGCGTGGTCCCCGCGCTCGTCGGTCGGGGCGAGTTCCGCCACTCCCACATGGGAATTCGTCTCGTCCCAGTCGATCCTACGCTGGCCGAGGCCAACGACCTCGACCGCGCTCAGGGGATCCTGGTGGTCGAGACGCCGGACGGCGGGCCCGCAGACGGCGTCCTCGAGCCGAGCGAGATCGAGAACAGGATCCCGGTCGGCGGCGACGTGATCCGGGAAATCGACGGCGAACCGATCCTGGACAACCACGCGCTCTCGACGTATCTCGCCCTCGAGACCGACCCCGGCGACACGATTTCGATCGCGGTGGTGCGCGACGGCGAGGAGCGAACCGTCGAGTTGACCCTCGGCGAGCGGCCCGAGCCGGATTTTGGTCCGTTCTGA
- a CDS encoding YkgJ family cysteine cluster protein, producing MRVYCQGCAGCCIDWRPLLEGDQRDAIEHERRGLGVASGEGGGEEPGTGGETATGTETETETETETRTNGTPIRRRNAIDDVYNLVPLTRDEVRAFLEAGFGDVLIPRLWEADAVDDSVSIDGYDVAAIAGRPAFFVGLRKPPKPVAPFGREDAAWLPTCTFLDPETLQCRIHGDDLYPGECAEYPAHNVALEQQTECERVEDAVGGERIRFDDSNDGEGTKRDEEGVTVDVEATDGLLLGPQAIGQKLFVHPDPNALNGRLERLVSGELTTEDRAAFVAVAAASAPGTLAISDHHYDQAYERVLEADSWAGAAIREWEQRASETPADPSQGAAVEVARGAPETPGWPD from the coding sequence ATGCGGGTGTACTGCCAGGGCTGTGCTGGCTGTTGCATCGACTGGCGACCGTTGCTCGAGGGCGATCAGCGAGACGCCATCGAGCACGAGCGACGCGGACTCGGTGTCGCTTCGGGTGAGGGGGGTGGGGAAGAACCGGGGACGGGAGGAGAGACTGCAACAGGAACAGAGACGGAGACGGAGACGGAGACGGAGACGAGAACGAATGGCACCCCAATTCGCCGTCGCAACGCAATCGACGACGTCTACAACCTCGTGCCGCTCACCCGCGACGAGGTCCGGGCGTTCCTGGAGGCCGGATTCGGCGACGTACTGATCCCACGACTGTGGGAGGCCGACGCGGTCGACGACTCCGTCTCGATCGACGGCTACGACGTCGCCGCCATCGCCGGGCGCCCGGCCTTCTTCGTCGGGCTCAGAAAACCCCCGAAGCCGGTCGCTCCCTTCGGTCGCGAAGACGCCGCCTGGTTGCCGACCTGTACGTTTCTCGACCCCGAAACCCTCCAGTGTCGCATCCACGGCGACGACCTGTACCCGGGCGAGTGCGCGGAGTACCCCGCCCACAACGTCGCCCTGGAGCAACAAACCGAGTGCGAACGCGTCGAGGATGCCGTCGGCGGCGAGCGGATACGGTTCGACGACTCGAACGACGGCGAAGGGACGAAACGGGACGAGGAGGGCGTCACCGTCGACGTCGAAGCCACCGACGGCCTGCTCCTCGGTCCCCAGGCGATCGGCCAGAAGCTGTTCGTCCACCCCGACCCCAACGCCCTCAACGGACGGCTCGAGCGCCTCGTGTCGGGCGAGCTCACGACCGAGGATCGGGCGGCCTTCGTCGCCGTCGCCGCCGCCTCCGCACCCGGGACGCTCGCGATCTCCGATCACCACTACGATCAGGCGTACGAGCGTGTCCTGGAGGCCGACTCCTGGGCGGGCGCGGCGATCCGCGAGTGGGAACAGCGCGCGTCGGAGACACCGGCCGACCCGTCACAGGGAGCGGCCGTCGAGGTCGCTCGTGGTGCTCCCGAAACGCCGGGCTGGCCCGATTGA
- a CDS encoding DUF5786 family protein has protein sequence MSMGAYDEDEHERRERQVSRVDTDFDDERTIHEGTIEYDSGDSADALLDKFREIKSN, from the coding sequence ATGTCAATGGGTGCCTATGACGAAGACGAACACGAGCGCCGCGAACGCCAGGTGTCCCGGGTTGACACCGACTTCGACGACGAACGAACGATCCACGAGGGAACGATCGAGTACGACTCCGGCGACTCCGCCGACGCGCTGCTCGACAAGTTCCGCGAGATAAAGTCGAACTGA
- a CDS encoding DUF5784 family protein, whose amino-acid sequence MARPLRFRYSPQRWSDQRVRQEIFNPLNGNIGARDAGPWYAIGDQWDTHRFEMANGDIALFARSDDDAYWMGNTETPSSLWRTDKYAWEDVPYQVARWAQRELLATLHERESWLADYPYLSWFFLPVFMSKDGRKSTRAFFREHAAGFPDAGRREATRFIEEILETGALDPYRDVMAGKLGTSPHVDRVRMSAAMAEFIAAKILVDAGYEITPEIEVTTGHSLDYRAEDAATGTNVLVEVTRPQPPANRAAAGPVAAVRDTAETKTSGQLANHGGGATLFVDCSSFPDDAWAAVRGEQPDVRHRPAVVYRARPDGRVEGYQKGSVPLDLGDAISFVD is encoded by the coding sequence GTGGCACGGCCGCTTCGCTTTCGATACTCGCCCCAGCGCTGGTCCGACCAGCGCGTCAGACAGGAGATTTTCAACCCGCTAAACGGTAACATCGGGGCTCGAGACGCCGGTCCGTGGTACGCCATCGGCGATCAGTGGGACACCCATCGATTCGAGATGGCCAACGGCGACATTGCCCTCTTCGCTCGGTCAGACGACGACGCCTACTGGATGGGTAACACCGAAACGCCCTCGTCGCTCTGGCGAACGGACAAGTACGCCTGGGAGGACGTCCCCTACCAGGTCGCCCGGTGGGCCCAGCGGGAACTTCTCGCGACGCTCCACGAGCGCGAGTCCTGGCTGGCCGACTACCCGTACCTCTCGTGGTTCTTCCTCCCGGTGTTCATGTCCAAAGACGGCCGCAAGTCGACGCGAGCGTTCTTCCGCGAACACGCCGCGGGCTTCCCCGACGCGGGCCGGCGAGAAGCGACACGCTTCATCGAGGAAATCCTCGAGACCGGCGCGCTCGACCCCTATCGTGACGTGATGGCAGGCAAACTCGGCACGAGCCCGCACGTCGACCGGGTTCGCATGAGCGCAGCGATGGCGGAGTTCATCGCAGCGAAGATTCTCGTCGACGCCGGCTACGAGATCACGCCTGAGATCGAGGTGACGACGGGCCACTCGCTCGACTATCGAGCCGAGGACGCCGCGACCGGCACGAACGTGCTGGTCGAGGTCACCCGCCCCCAGCCGCCTGCCAACCGCGCCGCCGCGGGCCCCGTCGCCGCCGTCAGAGACACCGCCGAGACGAAGACCAGCGGCCAGCTGGCAAATCACGGCGGCGGCGCGACCCTGTTCGTCGACTGCTCGAGTTTCCCCGACGACGCCTGGGCGGCCGTTCGGGGCGAACAACCGGACGTTCGCCACCGGCCCGCGGTGGTCTACCGCGCTCGGCCCGACGGGCGCGTCGAGGGGTATCAGAAGGGGTCGGTACCGCTCGACCTCGGGGACGCGATTTCGTTTGTCGACTGA
- a CDS encoding DUF5789 family protein: protein MFRNRTSEFIDAHEYPATTEELIEAYGDRDLELPNGSEQLGDVLGRLEGETFESADDAQLAVYSAVSDKAVGRVGYSDRDPTPLGSPYAPVPMSF, encoded by the coding sequence ATGTTTCGTAACCGAACCAGCGAGTTCATCGACGCCCACGAGTACCCCGCGACGACGGAGGAACTGATCGAGGCCTACGGCGACCGGGACCTCGAACTCCCGAACGGGTCCGAGCAACTCGGTGACGTACTCGGCCGCCTCGAGGGCGAGACGTTCGAGTCCGCCGACGACGCCCAACTGGCGGTCTACTCCGCGGTGAGCGACAAGGCGGTCGGTCGCGTTGGTTACTCCGACCGGGATCCGACGCCGCTCGGTAGTCCGTACGCGCCCGTGCCGATGTCGTTCTAA
- a CDS encoding PHP domain-containing protein, producing MPYADLHVHTTRSDGSLELADVPAAARRADISVVAITDHDRLQPFDETVVERDGVTLVQGIELRVETEEGQRVDLLGYGVERTDALVAETERIQRDRRERGRKIVESVEERLRIDLGLDVDTGFGRPHVARAIASHPDSGYDYRGAFDHLIGNDGPCYVPRDVTSFSEGREILVEACSIVSLAHPLRYPDPESALALTADLDAVELAYPYGREVDLEPVERTIERYDLLATGGTDAHETELGVAGLSQAEYEALEFPVPVEGV from the coding sequence ATGCCCTACGCCGACCTTCACGTTCACACGACGCGCTCGGACGGCAGCCTCGAACTCGCCGACGTCCCCGCTGCCGCCCGCCGCGCCGATATCTCCGTTGTCGCCATCACCGACCACGACCGCCTCCAGCCATTCGACGAAACGGTCGTCGAGCGCGACGGCGTCACGCTCGTCCAGGGGATCGAACTCCGCGTCGAAACCGAGGAGGGCCAGCGCGTCGACCTGCTCGGCTACGGCGTCGAGCGAACCGACGCCCTGGTCGCCGAAACCGAACGCATTCAGCGAGATCGGCGTGAACGCGGGCGGAAGATCGTAGAGAGCGTGGAGGAACGACTGCGGATCGACCTCGGTCTCGATGTGGACACCGGCTTCGGCCGTCCGCACGTCGCTCGAGCCATCGCCAGCCATCCCGATTCGGGCTACGACTACAGAGGAGCGTTCGATCACCTCATCGGGAACGACGGGCCCTGTTACGTGCCGCGGGACGTCACGTCGTTCTCGGAGGGACGCGAGATCCTCGTCGAGGCCTGTTCGATCGTCTCGCTGGCTCACCCTCTGCGATACCCCGATCCCGAATCCGCACTCGCGCTGACCGCCGATCTCGACGCCGTCGAGCTGGCCTACCCCTACGGTCGCGAGGTCGACCTCGAGCCAGTCGAGCGAACCATCGAGCGCTACGACCTGCTCGCGACCGGGGGGACGGACGCTCACGAGACGGAACTGGGCGTCGCCGGGTTGTCACAGGCGGAGTACGAGGCCCTCGAGTTTCCCGTTCCCGTCGAGGGCGTCTGA